From Pseudorca crassidens isolate mPseCra1 chromosome 15, mPseCra1.hap1, whole genome shotgun sequence, one genomic window encodes:
- the LOC137207231 gene encoding transcriptional repressor RHIT isoform X1, with product MSADGGGIRATQDKEGAQETPGHGHSCQEMLSESEGTVPLGAAQESPHIKMEPEEPHPEGASQEARAQGVRGWVPLSQGSKEKSHFLPGGALPSPQISVLSHEGRTRDRRMAAALLTAWSQMPVTFEDVAVYLSREEWGRLDHTQQSFYRDILQKRNGLSLAGFPFSRPFWASQVQGKGEASGSCQQMGDEEEEKRGAMEVGKEELAPSLGALGDMKSFKSRVGRAQGDAPRCGQRAAGSQSSGPAKDDVQPGPVVEAQSEPAPPDIGIPKAQEGRFPEQPREGGTTAPESSEEGLASDGDAGKKTYKCEQCGKAFSWHSHLVTHRRTHTGEKPYACTDCGKRFGRSSHLIQHQIIHTGEKPYTCPSCWKSFSHHSTLIQHQRIHTGEKPYVCDRCAKRFTRRSDLVTHQGTHTGAKPHKCPICGKCFTQSSALVTHQRTHTGVKPYPCPECGKCFSQRSNLIAHNRTHTGEKPYHCLDCGKSFSHSSHLTAHQRTHRGVRPYSCPLCGKSFSRRSNLHRHEKIHTAGPKALAMLMLGAAGALAAPPPAPT from the exons ATGTCTGCGGATGGTGGAGGCATCCGTGCTACCCAGGACAAGGAGGGAGCCCAAGAG ACTCCAGGTCATGGGCATTCTTGTCAAGAAATGCTTTCCGAGTCGGAGGGGACAGTGCCGTTGGGAGCCGCTCAGGAGTCACCCCACATCAAGATGGAGCCGGAAGAGCCGCACCCTGAGGGGGCATCACAGGAGGCCAGAGCTCAAGGAGTACGGGGCTGGGTGCCCCTAAGCCAGGGCTCTAAGGAGAAATCACATTTCCTGCCTGGCGGAG ccctcccctccccccagatcTCTGTGCTTTCTCACGAGGGGAGGACCAGAGACCGGCGGATGGCCGCGGCGCTCCTCACTGCCTGGTCCCAG ATGCCAGTGACCTTTGAGGATGTGGCTGTGTACCTCTCCCGGGAGGAGTGGGGGCGGCTGGACCACACACAGCAGAGCTTCTACAGGGATATCCTGCAGAAGAGGAACGGGCTGTCCTTGG CAGGGTTTCCCTTCAGCAGGCCTTTCTGGGCCTCTCAAGTGCAGGGCAAGGGCGAGGCCTCGGGATCCTGCCAGCAGATGGGagatgaggaggaggagaagagag GAGCCATGGAGGTGGGCAAGGAGGAGCTAGCCCCATCCCTGGGAGCCCTTGGGGATATGAAGTCCTTCAAAAGCAGGGTGGGGAGAGCCCAGGGGGACGCCCCACGGTGTGGGCAGCGAGCAGCCGGCAGCCAGAGCTCAGGGCCAGCCAAGGACGATGTGCAGCCGGGTCCCGTGGTGGAGGCACAGTCGGAACCAGCCCCGCCTGACATCGGCATCCCGAAAGCCCAGGAGGGCCGCTTCCCAGAGCAACCCAGAGAGGGGGGGACGACCGCCCCTGAGAGCAGCGAGGAGGGCCTGGCCTCTGACGGCGACGCCGGCAAGAAGACCTACAAGTGCGAGCAGTGCGGCAAGGCCTTCAGCTGGCACTCGCACTTGGTGACGCACCGGCGCACGCACACGGGTGAGAAGCCCTACGCGTGCACGGACTGCGGCAAGCGCTTCGGCCGCAGCTCACACCTCATCCAGCACCAGATCATCCACACCGGCGAGAAGCCCTACACCTGCCCGTCCTGCTGGAAAAGCTTTAGCCACCACTCGACGCTGATCCAGCACCAGCGCATCCACACGGGTGAGAAGCCCTACGTGTGCGACCGCTGCGCCAAGCGCTTCACCCGCCGCTCGGACTTGGTCACCCACCAGGGCACCCACACGGGCGCCAAGCCGCACAAATGCCCCATCTGCGGCAAGTGCTTCACGCAGAGCTCAGCCCTGGTCACCCACCAGCGCACCCACACCGGGGTCAAACCCTACCCGTGCCCCGAGTGCGGCAAGTGCTTCAGCCAGCGCTCCAACCTCATCGCCCACAACCGCACACACACCGGCGAGAAGCCCTACCACTGCCTCGACTGCGGCAAGAGCTTCAGCCACAGCTCGCACCTCACTGCCCACCAGCGCACCCACCGTGGTGTCCGGCCCTACTCCTGCCCCCTGTGCGGCAAGAGCTTCAGCCGGCGCTCCAACCTGCACCGGCACGAGAAGATCCACACGGCGGGGCCCAAGGCCCTGGCCATGCTGATGCTGGGGGCAGCCGGGGCTCTGGCGGCACCCCCTCCGGCCCCCACCTAG
- the LOC137207231 gene encoding transcriptional repressor RHIT isoform X4, producing MSADGGGIRATQDKEGAQETPGHGHSCQEMLSESEGTVPLGAAQESPHIKMEPEEPHPEGASQEARAQGVRGWVPLSQGSKEKSHFLPGGALPSPQISVLSHEGRTRDRRMAAALLTAWSQMPVTFEDVAVYLSREEWGRLDHTQQSFYRDILQKRNGLSLAGFPFSRPFWASQVQGKGEASGSCQQMGDEEEEKRGAMEVGKEELAPSLGALGDMKSFKSRVGRAQGDAPRCGQRAAGSQSSGPAKDDVQPGPVVEAQSEPAPPDIGIPKAQEGRFPEQPREGGTTAPESSEEGLASDGDAGKKTYKCEQCGKAFSWHSHLVTHRRTHTGEKPYACTDCGKRFGRSSHLIQHQIIHTGEKPYTCPSCWKSFSHHSTLIQHQRIHTGEKPYVCDRCAKRFTRRSDLVTHQGTHTGAKPHKCPICGKCFTQSSALVTHQRTHTGVKPYPCPECGKCFSQRSNLIAHNRTHTGEKPYHCLDCGKSFSHSSHLTAHQRTHRGVRPYSCPLCGKSFSRRSNLHRHEKIHTAGPKPHSCGQCGKRFRWGSDLARHQRTHTGEKPHKCQECDKSFRSSSDLVRHQGVHTGQKPFSCSECGKSFSRSAYLADHQRIHTGEKPFGCSDCGKSFSLRSYLLDHRRVHTGERPFGCGECDKSFKQRAHLIAHQSLHAKMAQPVG from the exons ATGTCTGCGGATGGTGGAGGCATCCGTGCTACCCAGGACAAGGAGGGAGCCCAAGAG ACTCCAGGTCATGGGCATTCTTGTCAAGAAATGCTTTCCGAGTCGGAGGGGACAGTGCCGTTGGGAGCCGCTCAGGAGTCACCCCACATCAAGATGGAGCCGGAAGAGCCGCACCCTGAGGGGGCATCACAGGAGGCCAGAGCTCAAGGAGTACGGGGCTGGGTGCCCCTAAGCCAGGGCTCTAAGGAGAAATCACATTTCCTGCCTGGCGGAG ccctcccctccccccagatcTCTGTGCTTTCTCACGAGGGGAGGACCAGAGACCGGCGGATGGCCGCGGCGCTCCTCACTGCCTGGTCCCAG ATGCCAGTGACCTTTGAGGATGTGGCTGTGTACCTCTCCCGGGAGGAGTGGGGGCGGCTGGACCACACACAGCAGAGCTTCTACAGGGATATCCTGCAGAAGAGGAACGGGCTGTCCTTGG CAGGGTTTCCCTTCAGCAGGCCTTTCTGGGCCTCTCAAGTGCAGGGCAAGGGCGAGGCCTCGGGATCCTGCCAGCAGATGGGagatgaggaggaggagaagagag GAGCCATGGAGGTGGGCAAGGAGGAGCTAGCCCCATCCCTGGGAGCCCTTGGGGATATGAAGTCCTTCAAAAGCAGGGTGGGGAGAGCCCAGGGGGACGCCCCACGGTGTGGGCAGCGAGCAGCCGGCAGCCAGAGCTCAGGGCCAGCCAAGGACGATGTGCAGCCGGGTCCCGTGGTGGAGGCACAGTCGGAACCAGCCCCGCCTGACATCGGCATCCCGAAAGCCCAGGAGGGCCGCTTCCCAGAGCAACCCAGAGAGGGGGGGACGACCGCCCCTGAGAGCAGCGAGGAGGGCCTGGCCTCTGACGGCGACGCCGGCAAGAAGACCTACAAGTGCGAGCAGTGCGGCAAGGCCTTCAGCTGGCACTCGCACTTGGTGACGCACCGGCGCACGCACACGGGTGAGAAGCCCTACGCGTGCACGGACTGCGGCAAGCGCTTCGGCCGCAGCTCACACCTCATCCAGCACCAGATCATCCACACCGGCGAGAAGCCCTACACCTGCCCGTCCTGCTGGAAAAGCTTTAGCCACCACTCGACGCTGATCCAGCACCAGCGCATCCACACGGGTGAGAAGCCCTACGTGTGCGACCGCTGCGCCAAGCGCTTCACCCGCCGCTCGGACTTGGTCACCCACCAGGGCACCCACACGGGCGCCAAGCCGCACAAATGCCCCATCTGCGGCAAGTGCTTCACGCAGAGCTCAGCCCTGGTCACCCACCAGCGCACCCACACCGGGGTCAAACCCTACCCGTGCCCCGAGTGCGGCAAGTGCTTCAGCCAGCGCTCCAACCTCATCGCCCACAACCGCACACACACCGGCGAGAAGCCCTACCACTGCCTCGACTGCGGCAAGAGCTTCAGCCACAGCTCGCACCTCACTGCCCACCAGCGCACCCACCGTGGTGTCCGGCCCTACTCCTGCCCCCTGTGCGGCAAGAGCTTCAGCCGGCGCTCCAACCTGCACCGGCACGAGAAGATCCACACGGCGGGGCCCAAG CCGCACAGCTGCGGCCAGTGTGGCAAGCGCTTCCGCTGGGGCTCCGACCTGGCGCGCCACCAGCGCACGCACACGGGCGAGAAGCCGCACAAGTGCCAGGAGTGCGACAAGAGCTTCCGCAGCTCCTCGGACCTGGTGCGCCACCAGGGCGTGCACACGGGCCAGAAGCCCTTCTCCTGCTCCGAGTGCGGCAAGAGCTTCAGCCGCAGTGCCTACCTGGCCGACCACCAGCGCATCCACACGGGCGAGAAGCCTTTCGGCTGCAGTGACTGCGGCAAGAGCTTCTCACTGCGCTCCTACCTGCTGGACCACCGGCGTGTGCACACGGGCGAGCGGCCCTTCGGCTGCGGCGAGTGCGACAAGAGCTTCAAGCAGCGCGCCCACCTCATCGCCCACCAGAGCCTGCACGCCAAGATGGCCCAGCCTGTGGGGTGA
- the LOC137207231 gene encoding transcriptional repressor RHIT isoform X2, which yields MSADGGGIRATQDKEGAQETPGHGHSCQEMLSESEGTVPLGAAQESPHIKMEPEEPHPEGASQEARAQGVRGWVPLSQGSKEKSHFLPGGALPSPQISVLSHEGRTRDRRMAAALLTAWSQMPVTFEDVAVYLSREEWGRLDHTQQSFYRDILQKRNGLSLGFPFSRPFWASQVQGKGEASGSCQQMGDEEEEKRGAMEVGKEELAPSLGALGDMKSFKSRVGRAQGDAPRCGQRAAGSQSSGPAKDDVQPGPVVEAQSEPAPPDIGIPKAQEGRFPEQPREGGTTAPESSEEGLASDGDAGKKTYKCEQCGKAFSWHSHLVTHRRTHTGEKPYACTDCGKRFGRSSHLIQHQIIHTGEKPYTCPSCWKSFSHHSTLIQHQRIHTGEKPYVCDRCAKRFTRRSDLVTHQGTHTGAKPHKCPICGKCFTQSSALVTHQRTHTGVKPYPCPECGKCFSQRSNLIAHNRTHTGEKPYHCLDCGKSFSHSSHLTAHQRTHRGVRPYSCPLCGKSFSRRSNLHRHEKIHTAGPKALAMLMLGAAGALAAPPPAPT from the exons ATGTCTGCGGATGGTGGAGGCATCCGTGCTACCCAGGACAAGGAGGGAGCCCAAGAG ACTCCAGGTCATGGGCATTCTTGTCAAGAAATGCTTTCCGAGTCGGAGGGGACAGTGCCGTTGGGAGCCGCTCAGGAGTCACCCCACATCAAGATGGAGCCGGAAGAGCCGCACCCTGAGGGGGCATCACAGGAGGCCAGAGCTCAAGGAGTACGGGGCTGGGTGCCCCTAAGCCAGGGCTCTAAGGAGAAATCACATTTCCTGCCTGGCGGAG ccctcccctccccccagatcTCTGTGCTTTCTCACGAGGGGAGGACCAGAGACCGGCGGATGGCCGCGGCGCTCCTCACTGCCTGGTCCCAG ATGCCAGTGACCTTTGAGGATGTGGCTGTGTACCTCTCCCGGGAGGAGTGGGGGCGGCTGGACCACACACAGCAGAGCTTCTACAGGGATATCCTGCAGAAGAGGAACGGGCTGTCCTTGG GGTTTCCCTTCAGCAGGCCTTTCTGGGCCTCTCAAGTGCAGGGCAAGGGCGAGGCCTCGGGATCCTGCCAGCAGATGGGagatgaggaggaggagaagagag GAGCCATGGAGGTGGGCAAGGAGGAGCTAGCCCCATCCCTGGGAGCCCTTGGGGATATGAAGTCCTTCAAAAGCAGGGTGGGGAGAGCCCAGGGGGACGCCCCACGGTGTGGGCAGCGAGCAGCCGGCAGCCAGAGCTCAGGGCCAGCCAAGGACGATGTGCAGCCGGGTCCCGTGGTGGAGGCACAGTCGGAACCAGCCCCGCCTGACATCGGCATCCCGAAAGCCCAGGAGGGCCGCTTCCCAGAGCAACCCAGAGAGGGGGGGACGACCGCCCCTGAGAGCAGCGAGGAGGGCCTGGCCTCTGACGGCGACGCCGGCAAGAAGACCTACAAGTGCGAGCAGTGCGGCAAGGCCTTCAGCTGGCACTCGCACTTGGTGACGCACCGGCGCACGCACACGGGTGAGAAGCCCTACGCGTGCACGGACTGCGGCAAGCGCTTCGGCCGCAGCTCACACCTCATCCAGCACCAGATCATCCACACCGGCGAGAAGCCCTACACCTGCCCGTCCTGCTGGAAAAGCTTTAGCCACCACTCGACGCTGATCCAGCACCAGCGCATCCACACGGGTGAGAAGCCCTACGTGTGCGACCGCTGCGCCAAGCGCTTCACCCGCCGCTCGGACTTGGTCACCCACCAGGGCACCCACACGGGCGCCAAGCCGCACAAATGCCCCATCTGCGGCAAGTGCTTCACGCAGAGCTCAGCCCTGGTCACCCACCAGCGCACCCACACCGGGGTCAAACCCTACCCGTGCCCCGAGTGCGGCAAGTGCTTCAGCCAGCGCTCCAACCTCATCGCCCACAACCGCACACACACCGGCGAGAAGCCCTACCACTGCCTCGACTGCGGCAAGAGCTTCAGCCACAGCTCGCACCTCACTGCCCACCAGCGCACCCACCGTGGTGTCCGGCCCTACTCCTGCCCCCTGTGCGGCAAGAGCTTCAGCCGGCGCTCCAACCTGCACCGGCACGAGAAGATCCACACGGCGGGGCCCAAGGCCCTGGCCATGCTGATGCTGGGGGCAGCCGGGGCTCTGGCGGCACCCCCTCCGGCCCCCACCTAG
- the LOC137207231 gene encoding zinc finger protein 213 isoform X3: MAAPPEPQDQAPGEGEGLLIVKVEDSSWEQDAAQQEDSRDSEVCRQRFRQFCYGDAGGPHEAFSQLWELCCRWLRPELRTKEQILELLVLEQFLSVLPVGVQGWVCERCPGSGEEAVALVEDLQKQPVKAWPQDVPSEGAEPEAAVQGSQAQGPPRKAGTQSRPPVPWEQHSHGAQLPVLLKEGSTRETTDTCFDSGGPVTFGDIPFYFSREEWGSLDPAQRDLFWDIKRENSQNIALGLGLTSHSERSRLEEVVTALPGQAAGDVTVSWRLEEAEARPGVPRGRAAGARRGRPPTRRRQFRDLAAEKPHSCGQCGKRFRWGSDLARHQRTHTGEKPHKCQECDKSFRSSSDLVRHQGVHTGQKPFSCSECGKSFSRSAYLADHQRIHTGEKPFGCSDCGKSFSLRSYLLDHRRVHTGERPFGCGECDKSFKQRAHLIAHQSLHAKMAQPVG; the protein is encoded by the exons ATGGCAGCCCCCCCAGAGCCTCAGGACCAGGcccctggggagggagaagggcttCTGATCGTGAAGGTAGAAGATTCCTCCTGGGAGCAGGACGCTGCCCAGCAAGAGGACAGCAGGGATTCAGAGGTGTGCCGCCAGCGCTTTCGGCAGTTCTGCTACGGGGATGCGGGTGGGCCCCACGAGGCCTTCAGCCAGCTCTGGGAGCTCTGCTGCCGCTGGCTGCGGCCCGAGCTGCGCACCAAGGAGCAGATCCTGGAGCTGCTGGTGCTGGAGCAGTTCCTGAGCGTGCTGCCCGTGGGCGTCCAGGGCTGGGTATGCGAACGATGCCCAGGGAGTGGCGAGGAAGCTGTTGCCTTGGTGGAGGACCTGCAGAAGCAGCCAGTGAAAGCTTGGCCACAG GATGTGCCCTCAGAGGGGGCGGAACCTGAGGCTGCAGTCCAGGGATCTCAGGCCCAGGGCCCTCCCCGGAAGGCAGGGACACAAAGCCGGCCACCTGTACCCTGGGAGCAGCACAGCCATGGTG CCCAGCTTCCGGTTCTTCTTAAAGAGGGGAGCACCAGAGAGACGACAGATACCTGCTTTGACTCTGGG GGACCTGTGACATTTGGAGACATTCCCTTCTATTTCTCCCGGGAAGAATGGGGGTCCCTGGACCCTGCTCAGAGAGATCTCTTCTGGGACATAAAAAGGGAGAACTCCCAGAACATTGCCCTGG GTTTGGGACTCACGAGCCACAGCGAGAGATCCCGGCTGGAGGAGGTGGTGACGGCGCTCCCGGGCCAGGCTGCTGGCGATGTGACCgtgtcctggaggctggaggaggcCGAGGCCCGGCCGGGGGTGCCCCGGGGGCGGGCAGCGGGGGCGCGGCGGGGGCGGCCACCCACGCGCCGGCGGCAGTTCCGGGACCTGGCGGCCGAGAAGCCGCACAGCTGCGGCCAGTGTGGCAAGCGCTTCCGCTGGGGCTCCGACCTGGCGCGCCACCAGCGCACGCACACGGGCGAGAAGCCGCACAAGTGCCAGGAGTGCGACAAGAGCTTCCGCAGCTCCTCGGACCTGGTGCGCCACCAGGGCGTGCACACGGGCCAGAAGCCCTTCTCCTGCTCCGAGTGCGGCAAGAGCTTCAGCCGCAGTGCCTACCTGGCCGACCACCAGCGCATCCACACGGGCGAGAAGCCTTTCGGCTGCAGTGACTGCGGCAAGAGCTTCTCACTGCGCTCCTACCTGCTGGACCACCGGCGTGTGCACACGGGCGAGCGGCCCTTCGGCTGCGGCGAGTGCGACAAGAGCTTCAAGCAGCGCGCCCACCTCATCGCCCACCAGAGCCTGCACGCCAAGATGGCCCAGCCTGTGGGGTGA